A portion of the Rubeoparvulum massiliense genome contains these proteins:
- the aroE gene encoding shikimate dehydrogenase, with amino-acid sequence MITMLGVIGHPIQHSLSPLMHNRALQDQNLPYGYAPFDVEPALLSAAIQGMKALGFRGWNITIPYKEQVVPWCDELDEDARIMGAVNTIVHKNGKLIGYNTDGRGYVRSLPSAVYQVLDQLDVLIIGAGGAAKAIAVALARHSVHQLTIANRTLQRGEALAQQLAPWINAMSIPFQQVEVEAARYDLIIQTTPCGLYPHVDQLPFPPTHLHSGQWVSDIVYRPLKTAFLQAAEERGCMTIDGVGMLVHQAVLAYELWTGVKPPITTMEAVVRQSLQDEMNRNMRVE; translated from the coding sequence ATGATAACCATGCTTGGCGTGATTGGTCATCCCATCCAACATTCCTTATCCCCTCTTATGCATAATCGTGCTTTACAGGATCAAAACTTGCCCTATGGGTATGCTCCCTTCGATGTTGAACCTGCCTTACTCTCTGCTGCAATCCAAGGGATGAAGGCTCTTGGTTTCCGAGGTTGGAACATAACCATCCCTTATAAAGAGCAGGTGGTTCCGTGGTGCGATGAGCTAGACGAGGATGCAAGGATCATGGGAGCTGTGAATACAATCGTACATAAGAACGGGAAGCTGATAGGCTATAATACAGATGGTAGAGGCTATGTGAGATCCCTTCCATCTGCAGTCTACCAAGTCCTTGATCAGTTAGATGTGCTGATCATTGGCGCAGGCGGAGCAGCCAAAGCCATCGCAGTGGCTCTAGCTCGTCACAGTGTACATCAGCTCACCATCGCCAATCGAACCTTACAACGGGGAGAAGCACTAGCACAGCAGCTTGCACCATGGATTAATGCGATGAGTATTCCATTTCAACAGGTTGAAGTGGAGGCTGCACGCTATGATCTGATTATCCAGACCACTCCCTGTGGGCTCTACCCCCACGTGGATCAATTGCCCTTTCCCCCTACCCATCTTCACTCAGGTCAATGGGTGAGTGATATTGTCTACCGTCCGCTTAAAACAGCGTTCTTACAAGCAGCGGAGGAACGCGGATGTATGACCATTGATGGGGTAGGAATGCTAGTCCATCAAGCTGTCTTAGCGTATGAGCTGTGGACAGGAGTAAAGCCTCCCATCACTACGATGGAAGCAGTGGTTCGTCAGAGCTTACAAGATGAAATGAATCGTAATATGCGGGTAGAATAA
- the rsfS gene encoding ribosome silencing factor, giving the protein MTEVEKMLKVLADAADDKKAEDLVILNLKGLSIVADYFIICHGNSDTQVRSIVDHVKEEASKHQMNWSHVEGYTEGRWSLIDFGDIIVHVFHREEREFYNLERIWADAPRIEL; this is encoded by the coding sequence ATGACAGAGGTTGAAAAAATGCTGAAGGTGTTAGCCGACGCTGCTGATGATAAAAAGGCTGAAGATCTTGTGATCCTAAATTTGAAAGGGCTCTCCATTGTGGCGGACTATTTTATTATATGCCACGGAAATTCGGATACACAGGTACGTTCCATCGTAGATCACGTAAAGGAAGAAGCATCCAAGCATCAAATGAATTGGTCCCATGTGGAGGGGTATACTGAAGGACGTTGGTCTCTCATCGATTTTGGAGATATTATCGTCCATGTCTTCCACCGTGAGGAACGGGAGTTCTACAATTTAGAGCGAATCTGGGCAGATGCCCCACGAATTGAACTCTAA
- a CDS encoding nicotinate-nucleotide adenylyltransferase, giving the protein MKRIGIFGGTFDPIHLGHLITAEQVLEQMKLDEIWLLPNQIPPHKDGARASSQHRLAMLQLVCEDHPSLRVESYEIERSGPSYTIRTMEGLHALYPSYQFFFIIGGDMAEYLPQWKEIDQLLQLVQFIAVERPGYEVKRCPYPLHVVSTIPIALSSSMVRERLGTGRSVRYLLPAKVEAYIKEHHLYGR; this is encoded by the coding sequence ATGAAACGAATTGGAATTTTTGGCGGTACTTTTGATCCCATTCATCTCGGTCATCTCATCACAGCGGAGCAGGTATTAGAACAGATGAAACTGGATGAGATCTGGTTGTTACCCAATCAGATACCACCTCATAAGGATGGGGCTAGAGCATCGTCGCAACACCGCTTAGCCATGTTACAATTGGTCTGTGAGGATCATCCATCATTGCGGGTTGAATCGTATGAGATTGAACGGAGTGGACCTTCCTATACCATTCGCACCATGGAAGGATTACATGCATTATATCCTTCATACCAATTCTTCTTTATCATCGGTGGAGATATGGCTGAATACTTGCCACAGTGGAAGGAGATCGACCAGCTCCTGCAGCTGGTTCAGTTTATTGCTGTGGAGCGTCCAGGGTATGAAGTGAAGCGCTGTCCCTATCCCCTCCATGTGGTCTCGACCATTCCTATCGCATTGTCATCTTCAATGGTCCGTGAACGTTTAGGAACGGGGCGATCTGTACGCTATTTGCTACCTGCGAAGGTAGAAGCGTATATAAAGGAGCATCATCTCTATGGAAGATAA
- the yqeH gene encoding ribosome biogenesis GTPase YqeH, whose product MDESINKNHRSCPGCGAQLQSTDPSLPGYVPASAMENEKVICKRCFRILHYNEVQDVLLDGEDFRTILNHLADEKILIVSVVDIFDLEGSWVKGLARHAMHNPILLVANKVDLLPRSTNYQKVKRWLAQSARELGVQPVDVVLVSAERKINVDQLLERIEELRDGRDVYVVGTTNVGKSTLINRIIQSYNKGLEGNTITTSYFPGTTLDRIAIPLPNGGVIYDTPGLINREQIAHLIDVRDLSKLIPRGEIKPRVFQLQAKQTLFFGGLARVDFVEGERQSMVCYLSNDLQIHRTKMENAENLLAKHWGELLSPPRKEQLAEMPTWKRHRFSIGKQELRDIVIHGLGWVAIKGTGAMVDVYVPEGVGVSIRPSII is encoded by the coding sequence ATGGACGAATCAATAAATAAAAATCATCGTAGCTGTCCGGGATGTGGTGCGCAGCTACAATCCACAGATCCCTCCCTACCTGGCTATGTTCCTGCCAGTGCCATGGAGAATGAGAAGGTGATCTGCAAGCGATGCTTCCGTATTCTTCATTATAATGAAGTACAAGATGTCCTATTAGATGGTGAGGATTTTCGTACCATCCTTAATCATCTAGCTGATGAAAAGATCCTGATTGTATCTGTGGTAGATATCTTTGACCTCGAAGGAAGTTGGGTAAAGGGATTAGCCCGTCATGCCATGCATAATCCCATTCTCTTAGTCGCGAATAAGGTGGACCTATTACCCCGTTCCACCAATTATCAGAAGGTAAAGCGTTGGTTAGCACAGTCTGCTCGGGAGCTGGGCGTGCAACCAGTCGATGTGGTGCTTGTAAGTGCCGAGCGTAAGATTAATGTGGATCAATTATTGGAACGGATCGAGGAGCTTCGAGACGGTCGGGATGTTTATGTGGTAGGTACCACCAATGTTGGGAAGTCTACATTGATCAATCGCATCATTCAAAGCTATAATAAAGGTTTAGAAGGTAATACGATTACCACATCCTATTTTCCTGGGACAACCCTGGATCGCATCGCTATTCCCTTGCCCAATGGTGGGGTGATCTATGATACGCCTGGATTGATCAATCGTGAACAGATCGCCCATCTCATCGATGTTAGAGATTTGAGTAAACTGATTCCTCGTGGCGAGATCAAGCCTCGGGTCTTTCAATTACAGGCTAAGCAGACACTCTTTTTCGGTGGCTTAGCTCGGGTGGACTTCGTAGAAGGTGAGCGACAGTCGATGGTTTGTTACCTGAGCAATGACTTACAAATCCATCGTACGAAAATGGAGAATGCAGAAAATCTGTTAGCGAAGCACTGGGGCGAATTATTGTCACCACCACGTAAGGAACAGCTAGCGGAGATGCCTACATGGAAGCGTCACCGTTTTTCTATCGGAAAACAAGAGCTCCGTGACATTGTAATTCATGGCTTAGGCTGGGTTGCCATCAAAGGTACAGGTGCCATGGTGGATGTGTATGTACCTGAAGGTGTGGGTGTCTCTATTCGCCCATCCATCATATAA
- a CDS encoding ABC transporter permease, producing the protein MKRRVNWNLLIGGGILILIVLMAMISLFYTPFLVDEMHVEDRFQSPNTTYLLGTDHFGRDILSRTMVGAQTALYVALFSVVIGGVLGTFIGALAGYLGKWWDEILMRWMDAVFAFPALLMAIMFVAVLGGGITTTMLAIAIVNIPVFARIARSGFLQVRQYDFVAASKTLGASSGRIMFRHILPNVLSPLLVQAAVSMGAAVLAEASLSYLGLGIQPPDPSWGIMLKEAQSHLLRAPWFSLAPGTMILLLVISLHMLADGLRDHFDPHQR; encoded by the coding sequence ATGAAACGTAGAGTAAATTGGAATCTCTTAATCGGTGGAGGAATCTTAATCTTAATTGTCTTGATGGCCATGATAAGCTTATTTTATACACCGTTTTTAGTGGACGAGATGCATGTGGAGGATCGTTTTCAATCCCCCAATACCACATATCTCCTCGGTACGGATCATTTTGGTAGAGATATTCTAAGTCGTACCATGGTAGGCGCCCAAACTGCACTCTATGTGGCATTATTCTCCGTAGTCATCGGTGGAGTATTGGGAACCTTCATCGGTGCTCTTGCAGGCTACCTTGGCAAGTGGTGGGATGAAATCTTGATGCGCTGGATGGATGCGGTTTTTGCATTTCCTGCCTTATTAATGGCCATCATGTTTGTGGCAGTATTGGGCGGTGGGATTACCACCACGATGTTAGCCATCGCGATCGTTAATATTCCTGTTTTTGCCCGAATTGCTCGAAGTGGTTTTCTCCAAGTTCGTCAGTACGATTTTGTTGCTGCTAGTAAAACCTTAGGTGCTAGCTCTGGACGCATCATGTTTCGTCACATTCTACCCAATGTACTCTCCCCTCTGTTGGTTCAAGCAGCGGTGAGCATGGGTGCTGCTGTGCTCGCAGAGGCTAGCTTAAGCTACTTAGGATTGGGTATTCAACCACCTGATCCGAGCTGGGGTATTATGCTAAAGGAGGCACAAAGTCATCTCCTCCGTGCCCCTTGGTTCTCCTTAGCACCAGGCACCATGATTCTTCTACTGGTTATCTCTTTGCATATGCTGGCAGATGGTCTTCGTGATCATTTTGATCCCCACCAGCGCTAG
- the yqeK gene encoding bis(5'-nucleosyl)-tetraphosphatase (symmetrical) YqeK, with translation MEDNQRLEELLSKTQAQMNEHRFRHTLGVRDTAVQLAQRFRISSGQAAIAGILHDYCKYWSRERMEAVILSSTTTPQSILDEPLALWHSHVAADILPEECGIEDEEVLQAIRYHTTGHPGMTPLEMVIFLADYIEPGRDFDGVEKIRQIAEVNLENAVLAALKNTLLYLLKKNQQIHPETLLAYNYYLRKQMSEVEV, from the coding sequence ATGGAAGATAATCAGCGACTTGAAGAGCTTTTATCAAAAACGCAAGCGCAAATGAATGAGCATCGCTTTCGTCATACACTGGGTGTTCGTGATACAGCCGTGCAATTGGCCCAACGCTTTAGAATTTCTTCGGGTCAAGCAGCTATTGCTGGGATACTTCATGATTATTGTAAGTATTGGTCACGGGAGCGAATGGAAGCAGTGATTCTTAGCTCTACCACGACACCACAGTCCATTCTCGATGAACCCTTAGCGCTTTGGCATTCTCATGTTGCTGCAGATATTTTACCGGAGGAATGTGGGATTGAGGATGAGGAGGTATTACAGGCGATCCGTTACCATACCACTGGTCATCCTGGCATGACACCCTTGGAGATGGTGATCTTCCTTGCTGATTATATTGAGCCTGGTCGGGATTTTGATGGGGTCGAAAAGATACGGCAGATTGCTGAAGTGAATCTAGAAAACGCTGTGCTCGCAGCCTTAAAAAATACATTACTTTATTTGTTAAAGAAGAACCAACAAATTCATCCTGAGACGTTGTTAGCGTATAATTATTATCTAAGAAAACAGATGAGCGAGGTGGAAGTATGA
- a CDS encoding metal-sensitive transcriptional regulator, whose translation MQYDRSVVNRLKRIEGQARGVIRMMDEEKGCKDVVTQLSAMRAAIDRAILYVVGNNMEHCIRENIESGNDNDEVIKEAINLLLKTR comes from the coding sequence ATGCAATATGATCGATCTGTCGTGAACCGTTTGAAACGAATTGAAGGACAAGCGCGTGGCGTAATTCGGATGATGGATGAAGAAAAAGGGTGCAAGGATGTAGTCACTCAGCTTTCGGCAATGCGAGCGGCTATTGACCGTGCCATTCTCTATGTGGTTGGAAACAATATGGAACACTGTATCCGAGAGAATATTGAAAGCGGAAATGATAATGACGAAGTGATTAAAGAAGCGATCAATCTTTTATTAAAAACCAGGTAG
- a CDS encoding ABC transporter permease has translation MKFWLRRLFMLVLTLFFVTIITFVAFQIIPGDPAQLMLGTEADPQAVETLRHQLGYDQPLLQRYGSWIFQLLQGDLGSSIRFQQSVSSLISARFSVTLTIAFIAMVVAPLVAFPLGMLAARYSRRWPDYIISMVNQVGMAIPSFWLGMVVILLFSVVFQWFVPLHFVPWSEDPWLAIRSLILPALIVAIPPTAVLTKMIRATMLEQLRSDYVVTGLSKGLSHWMVMVAHVLRNAMLPVITVMGMSMAELLAGSIVVEQVFGLPGVGRLLLSSIGYRDLPVVQGMVVIFTTLVILVNFMVDLLYHRLDPRVHVGE, from the coding sequence TTGAAATTTTGGCTACGCCGTCTCTTCATGCTCGTGCTGACACTGTTCTTTGTAACTATCATCACATTTGTTGCTTTTCAGATTATTCCGGGGGATCCAGCGCAATTGATGCTCGGAACTGAAGCAGATCCACAGGCTGTAGAGACCTTACGCCATCAATTGGGGTATGATCAGCCTCTTCTACAACGTTATGGAAGCTGGATTTTTCAATTGTTGCAAGGTGACTTAGGCTCTTCAATTCGCTTCCAACAATCGGTTAGCAGTCTAATTTCCGCACGCTTTTCAGTGACTTTGACCATCGCCTTCATCGCCATGGTGGTTGCTCCTTTGGTGGCATTCCCCTTAGGTATGCTTGCAGCACGGTATTCTCGCCGCTGGCCAGATTATATTATATCCATGGTGAATCAGGTAGGAATGGCCATCCCTAGCTTTTGGCTAGGGATGGTGGTGATTCTACTATTTTCTGTTGTCTTCCAATGGTTCGTTCCATTACATTTTGTTCCGTGGTCTGAGGATCCTTGGCTGGCGATCCGCTCACTTATTCTCCCAGCCTTGATCGTGGCCATTCCACCTACTGCTGTCTTAACCAAAATGATCCGAGCAACGATGTTAGAGCAGCTTCGCTCAGATTATGTGGTAACCGGTCTGAGTAAAGGTCTCTCCCACTGGATGGTTATGGTAGCTCATGTTCTGCGCAATGCGATGCTACCTGTCATTACCGTCATGGGGATGAGTATGGCAGAACTCTTAGCTGGAAGTATTGTGGTAGAGCAAGTATTCGGTTTACCTGGAGTGGGACGTCTCTTACTCTCCTCCATTGGCTATCGTGATCTTCCTGTGGTTCAAGGAATGGTTGTCATCTTTACCACACTGGTCATTCTTGTCAATTTTATGGTTGATCTGCTGTATCACAGGCTGGATCCACGTGTTCACGTGGGTGAATAG
- a CDS encoding DUF1836 domain-containing protein → MENIADLIDSLHLERVLTLEEIPNVDLYVDQVVQLFENSYSMTTRNEEEKVLTKTMINNYAKGKLFVPIKNKKYSKAHIILISLIYQLKGGLSINDIKSTLAGVNEKVVSDKTFDLDAFYESVLRLIDVDVEKVKEDIKSRAIEVEAEAEHLADPELEKVLLLITLVTISNAYRRVAEKIVDELNQAE, encoded by the coding sequence ATGGAGAATATTGCAGACTTAATTGACTCATTACATCTTGAAAGGGTGCTAACGCTTGAGGAGATTCCTAATGTAGATCTCTATGTAGATCAAGTGGTGCAGCTCTTTGAAAATAGCTACAGTATGACGACGAGAAACGAAGAGGAAAAAGTGCTGACCAAAACGATGATTAACAACTATGCCAAGGGAAAGCTCTTCGTACCCATCAAAAACAAAAAATACTCCAAGGCTCATATCATATTAATCAGCCTAATCTATCAATTAAAGGGTGGACTCTCCATCAATGATATTAAGAGCACTTTAGCAGGAGTAAACGAGAAGGTTGTAAGTGATAAAACATTTGACCTAGATGCCTTCTATGAAAGTGTGCTCCGCTTAATCGATGTAGATGTGGAGAAGGTGAAGGAGGATATTAAAAGCCGAGCCATCGAGGTGGAAGCTGAAGCCGAGCACTTAGCAGATCCAGAACTAGAAAAGGTGCTACTGCTTATTACATTAGTTACCATTAGCAACGCATATCGGCGGGTCGCTGAAAAAATCGTTGATGAGCTGAATCAAGCTGAATGA
- a CDS encoding YqeG family HAD IIIA-type phosphatase: MLEQFMPKQFIMSVFEIDLQQLQQQGIKAIITDLDNTLVEWDRPEPTERIREWVSQVHDIGIELLILSNNDEERVARFAKPLHVPYIYDAGKPGSKAFAKALKVLQLPREACVVVGDQVMTDVWGANRFGLEAILVKPVANNDAVKTRFNRQIERLILYLARKRGWTTWTNQ, translated from the coding sequence ATGCTAGAGCAATTTATGCCAAAGCAATTTATCATGTCTGTTTTTGAAATAGATCTGCAGCAGCTTCAGCAGCAGGGGATTAAGGCGATTATTACCGATCTGGATAACACTCTTGTGGAGTGGGATCGCCCTGAACCAACAGAGCGGATTCGTGAGTGGGTAAGCCAGGTCCATGACATCGGTATAGAGCTTCTGATTCTATCAAACAATGATGAGGAACGGGTAGCACGCTTTGCCAAACCTCTTCATGTGCCTTATATCTATGATGCAGGTAAGCCTGGGAGTAAAGCGTTTGCCAAAGCGCTTAAAGTCCTACAGTTACCTCGAGAAGCATGTGTGGTGGTGGGAGATCAGGTAATGACCGATGTATGGGGTGCCAATCGTTTTGGGCTTGAGGCTATCCTGGTGAAACCGGTTGCCAACAACGATGCTGTGAAGACGCGTTTTAATCGCCAAATTGAGCGATTGATTCTATATTTAGCTCGAAAGAGAGGATGGACCACATGGACGAATCAATAA
- a CDS encoding putative bifunctional diguanylate cyclase/phosphodiesterase, which translates to MNNQINVEALQGIPLVNTMFMQMSQAMIITDVLGKIITVNPRFTEITGYSSIEVIGKNPRLLKSGQHPPIFYQELWEALLTKGEWQGEILNRRKNGELYREWLEIHAIYNDDQQITHFMGMFCEALMNTEKKNALSPYNPLIHLPDRQTFHHLLSQAITTAQHKSQHLAVIAMDLRHFATINERMGHQHGDQILTEICQRLQGLSHGIAVLSREGSEFQYFTPIKNLNELYPLLFSLQRCFEEISLDAAQTVTLNVNMGISLYPDDGEQVEHLIQHAKEAMFAAKQEGTALHFYNPQLQQITKSRFQIESGLRHALARNEFQLYYQPQWQIQEERLVGLEALVRWNHPAHGLIPPASFIPICEENQMIIPLGEWVLKTACQQAVSWMKQYATPIPIAVNLSTVQFYQPQFVQMVQHTLAETKLPPHLLQLEITESMAIENVEKAIQIINQLRELKIAISMDDFGTGYSSLSQLRDLPIDILKLDRSFMKDIEQDKRQAAITSTIVDLAHSLNLEVIAEGVETMHQAHFLLKQGCEQIQGYLISPPVPAWKIEERFLHLA; encoded by the coding sequence ATGAACAATCAAATTAATGTAGAAGCATTGCAGGGAATCCCTTTAGTAAACACAATGTTTATGCAGATGAGCCAAGCGATGATTATTACAGATGTGTTAGGAAAGATCATCACTGTAAATCCTCGTTTTACAGAGATTACTGGATATTCATCTATCGAAGTAATCGGAAAGAATCCGAGGTTATTAAAATCAGGCCAGCATCCTCCTATTTTTTATCAGGAGCTCTGGGAAGCACTCCTAACGAAGGGAGAATGGCAAGGTGAAATCCTCAATCGTCGTAAAAACGGTGAGCTATATCGTGAATGGTTAGAGATCCATGCCATCTATAATGATGATCAACAGATTACACACTTTATGGGAATGTTCTGTGAAGCCCTAATGAATACAGAAAAAAAGAATGCCTTATCTCCATATAATCCTTTGATTCATCTACCTGATCGGCAGACCTTTCATCATTTACTTAGCCAAGCAATTACTACAGCACAGCACAAGTCCCAACATCTCGCTGTTATCGCCATGGATTTACGCCATTTTGCTACTATCAATGAAAGAATGGGTCATCAGCATGGTGACCAAATTCTAACTGAAATCTGTCAACGCTTACAAGGACTCTCCCATGGGATCGCCGTCCTCAGTCGAGAAGGTAGTGAATTCCAATATTTCACACCAATCAAGAACCTAAATGAACTATACCCTCTTCTCTTCTCACTACAGCGCTGCTTCGAAGAGATCAGTCTCGATGCAGCGCAAACAGTGACACTAAATGTAAATATGGGCATCAGTCTCTATCCCGATGATGGCGAGCAGGTAGAGCACCTGATTCAGCATGCCAAGGAGGCAATGTTCGCAGCAAAGCAAGAGGGAACTGCCCTTCATTTCTATAATCCACAATTACAGCAAATTACTAAGAGTCGTTTTCAGATCGAAAGCGGATTACGTCATGCTTTAGCGCGGAATGAATTCCAACTCTATTATCAACCACAATGGCAGATCCAAGAAGAGAGATTGGTAGGATTGGAGGCACTAGTACGCTGGAACCATCCAGCACATGGGCTAATTCCTCCTGCCAGTTTCATTCCCATCTGCGAAGAGAATCAAATGATTATCCCACTGGGAGAATGGGTGTTAAAAACAGCTTGTCAGCAAGCTGTATCCTGGATGAAGCAATATGCTACACCGATTCCTATCGCTGTCAATCTCTCTACTGTTCAGTTCTATCAGCCCCAGTTCGTGCAGATGGTACAGCACACACTCGCGGAAACCAAGCTCCCACCCCATCTACTTCAATTGGAGATTACAGAAAGTATGGCCATTGAAAATGTGGAGAAAGCCATCCAAATCATCAATCAATTGCGCGAATTAAAGATCGCTATCTCCATGGATGACTTTGGAACAGGCTATTCTTCCCTCAGCCAATTACGAGATCTCCCTATTGATATTCTGAAGCTTGATCGCTCTTTTATGAAGGATATTGAGCAAGATAAACGACAAGCAGCCATAACGAGCACCATCGTTGATCTAGCGCACAGCCTTAACCTAGAGGTTATCGCTGAAGGTGTGGAAACCATGCATCAAGCCCATTTTCTTCTAAAGCAAGGCTGTGAACAAATCCAGGGATATCTTATCTCTCCTCCTGTACCTGCATGGAAGATCGAGGAACGTTTTTTGCACCTCGCTTAA
- a CDS encoding ABC transporter substrate-binding protein — MKPVKKRWLTWLALGLAMVFVVSGCQGKPQQQPQGEGKGSGEVVEGGEVVVAVPVDPDYLDPHKATAAATREMMFNVFEGLYKPAPNGDLVPAIADSYETSQDGTVYTFHLRAGVQFHNGNPVTVEDVLYSFQRIQDPVTNNPSGKTFANVLVEKVDDQHVRFTLPAANPAFLANLSNMNAAIIPAGSEDINQNPVGTGPFQFVEYIPEQYIQLKKNEHYWQAGIPYLDQVEFRFQPDVDAALIAFQAGEYQIYPRVNNDSVDMLKQQAAFKVIAEPQRLVQLLALNNERTPFQDIRVRQALNYAVDRDALIEAVAYGYGSKIASSMSPAMENWYIDANVLYPHDLEKARQLLEEAGYGNGFSATISVPSNYDFHVKTAEVIAQQLKPLKINLKIEKVEWGVWLDRIYTNRDYEMTIIGFEGKLDPSMTLDRYTSDYARNFMNYKSVRYDEAFQKAASALNMEERHKLYQDVQMILAEDAASVFLMDPDFLVAMTADLDGFQTYTTYVLDMSTVHYIR; from the coding sequence ATGAAGCCTGTAAAAAAAAGATGGCTAACTTGGCTGGCCTTAGGGTTAGCAATGGTATTCGTAGTTAGTGGATGTCAAGGAAAGCCGCAACAACAGCCGCAAGGAGAAGGAAAAGGAAGTGGCGAAGTAGTTGAGGGAGGAGAGGTGGTTGTTGCAGTTCCCGTAGATCCTGACTATCTCGATCCCCATAAAGCAACAGCTGCTGCAACGCGGGAGATGATGTTTAATGTATTTGAGGGGTTGTATAAGCCTGCACCCAATGGTGATCTAGTACCTGCTATCGCTGATTCCTATGAGACTTCACAAGATGGTACAGTCTATACCTTTCACCTCCGTGCTGGTGTACAGTTCCATAATGGGAATCCCGTGACTGTAGAGGATGTGCTCTATTCCTTCCAGCGGATTCAAGATCCGGTCACCAATAATCCGAGTGGGAAGACGTTTGCCAATGTATTGGTAGAAAAGGTGGATGATCAACATGTTCGCTTTACCCTTCCTGCGGCAAATCCTGCTTTCTTAGCCAATCTTAGTAATATGAACGCTGCGATTATCCCTGCAGGAAGTGAAGATATTAATCAGAATCCCGTTGGTACCGGCCCATTTCAGTTTGTCGAGTATATTCCAGAACAGTACATTCAGCTGAAGAAGAATGAGCACTATTGGCAAGCTGGAATTCCCTATCTTGACCAAGTAGAGTTTCGCTTCCAACCGGATGTAGACGCTGCATTAATCGCTTTTCAAGCAGGTGAGTATCAGATTTATCCACGCGTCAATAATGACTCTGTAGATATGCTAAAGCAACAAGCTGCCTTTAAGGTGATTGCCGAACCACAACGTTTAGTTCAACTGCTTGCCCTCAATAATGAACGAACACCATTTCAAGATATCCGCGTACGTCAGGCACTCAACTATGCGGTGGATCGTGATGCATTAATTGAAGCCGTAGCGTATGGCTATGGTAGTAAGATTGCCTCTAGCATGAGTCCAGCCATGGAGAACTGGTATATTGATGCCAATGTTCTCTATCCTCATGATCTGGAAAAGGCTCGTCAGCTATTAGAGGAAGCAGGCTATGGCAATGGCTTTAGTGCAACTATTTCTGTTCCTTCTAACTATGATTTCCATGTAAAAACAGCAGAAGTGATTGCACAACAATTAAAGCCCCTTAAGATCAACCTAAAGATTGAGAAGGTAGAATGGGGCGTATGGCTCGATCGGATCTATACCAATCGTGATTATGAAATGACCATCATTGGCTTCGAGGGAAAATTGGATCCTTCCATGACCCTTGATCGTTATACATCAGATTATGCGCGAAACTTTATGAATTATAAGAGTGTGCGCTATGACGAAGCATTCCAGAAGGCAGCAAGCGCTCTAAACATGGAAGAACGCCATAAGCTGTATCAGGATGTGCAGATGATTTTAGCTGAGGATGCAGCCTCTGTCTTCTTGATGGATCCTGATTTTCTCGTAGCGATGACTGCAGATCTAGATGGTTTTCAGACATATACCACCTATGTATTAGATATGTCAACGGTACACTATATCAGGTAA
- the yhbY gene encoding ribosome assembly RNA-binding protein YhbY, which produces MSLTGKQKRHLRSLAHHLNPIFQVGKGGVNLNMTNQIADALEARELLKVQILQNAMEDKEEIAQQLVEGTGAELVQIIGNVIVLYKESRENKEIELPRG; this is translated from the coding sequence ATGAGTTTAACAGGTAAACAAAAGCGCCATTTACGTTCACTAGCCCACCATCTTAATCCCATTTTTCAAGTTGGCAAGGGGGGCGTCAATCTCAATATGACCAATCAGATCGCTGATGCCTTAGAAGCACGAGAACTACTTAAGGTGCAGATTTTACAAAATGCCATGGAAGATAAAGAGGAAATTGCTCAGCAATTGGTGGAGGGAACCGGTGCAGAATTAGTTCAGATCATCGGGAATGTGATCGTCCTGTATAAAGAATCACGGGAGAATAAGGAGATTGAATTACCAAGGGGATAA